In Leishmania braziliensis MHOM/BR/75/M2904 contig, possible fusion of chromosomes 20 and 34, the following proteins share a genomic window:
- a CDS encoding cytochrome c oxidase assembly factor-like protein, which produces MNWYENCKLEKLELAPDFQSMQSVSLKPKTQLGGPFRLRESRTGKYITNDELFQDKWTLLYFGFSKCAEICPSTLKFISEVMRVCDAKYGPDSELAAEERKLQAVFLSIDFIRDNPEVVEQLVRKYDPRVRGLCGTREEVDAAARAWRVYYSSVDETSEERDAREAAGVAVPEIDDTYQLDHSSAIYLVGPDGKMKDFFFKEMGVEDIVSRVGIHFSDIYGFSDTRQTPRK; this is translated from the coding sequence ATGAACTGGTATGAAAACTGTAAACTAGAGAAATTGGAGCTCGCTCCGGACTTTCAGTCAATGCAGTCTGTGTCTCTAAAGCCAAAGACGCAGCTTGGGGGTCCGTTTCGATTGCGGGAAAGCCGAACCGGGAAGTACATAACCAATGATGAACTCTTCCAGGACAAGTGGACGCTGCTGTACTTTGGCTTTTCCAAGTGTGCTGAGATTTGCCCCAGTACACTGAAGTTCATCTCCGAGGTGATGAGAGTCTGCGATGCTAAATACGGCCCTGATTCTGAGCTGGCCGCAGAAGAAAGAAAGCTTCAGGCTGTATTCCTTAGTATCGATTTTATTCGTGACAACCCAGAGGTCGTTGAGCAATTAGTGCGCAAATACGATCCACGTGTTCGCGGGCTGTGCGGGACACGGGAGGAGGTAGATGCGGCTGCACGTGCTTGGAGAGTGTACTACTCGTCTGTGGACGAGACATCTGAGGAGCGCGACGCTCGGGAAGCGGCCGGTGTGGCAGTGCCGGAAATTGACGACACCTATCAGCTGGATCACAGCAGTGCCATTTACCTGGTCGGACCAGATGGAAAAATGAAGGACTTTTTCTTCAAGGAAATGGGAGTGGAAGACATTGTAAGCCGAGTCGGTATTCATTTCAGTGATATTTACGGCTTCAGTGATACACGTCAGACTCCGCGGAAGTGA
- a CDS encoding phosphopantetheinyl transferase-like protein: MSKILVANAGAWQPSEDDFRSALAQLHRKDSVRHAIESAQATVADQKPPHSCADTKARLLARHLLLHVLTKSDNTQAERLLWKREVHLPISKYGKPLTASYRDGHYSVTHVAEWVCCARSPAAPLGVDIATILPHDSVLFSLFLSEEELVRTEAVPRKQWPLLFALFWTLKESVLKALGLGLSTKLQMCDISLDNIELENISVVSNAQPGTIHIASKHHMMLSLRGNANQRWSYSCFMLPGDPSHMVSVVLQEEAVDDAMEVLFVSPQTALQD; encoded by the coding sequence ATGTCGAAAATCCTCGTCGCAAACGCCGGCGCGTGGCAGCCATCCGAAGATGATTTCCGCAGCGCACTCGCGCAACTGCACAGAAAGGATTCCGTTCGCCATGCAATCGAGTCAGCCCAAGCCACCGTCGCGGACCAAAAACCACCGCATTCGTGCGCAGACACAAAAGCACGCCTCCTGGCAAGGCATCTACTACTGCACGTGCTGACAAAATCTGACAACACGCAAGCTGAGCGTCTGCTttggaagagagaagtgcaTCTGCCCATCTCAAAGTATGGAAAGCCGCTCACCGCATCGTACCGAGACGGACATTACAGTGTCACGCACGTGGCTGAGTGGGTGTGCTGCGCCCGTTCCCCGGCTGCTCCCCTAGGAGTTGACATAGCCACGATACTTCCGCACGACAGTGTACTATTTTCACTTTTCTTGTCAGAGGAAGAACTTGTACGAACAGAAGCCGTGCCGCGCAAGCAGTGGCCGCTTCTATTTGCGCTTTTCTGGACCTTAAAGGAATCTGTGCTAAAGGCCCTCGGCTTGGGACTCTCAACGAAGCTGCAAATGTGCGATATTTCCCTGGACAACATTGAGCTGGAAAACATCTCAGTCGTGTCGAACGCGCAACCTGGTACCATACATATCGCTTCAAAGCACCATATGATGCTCTCACTTCGGGGTAACGCTAATCAGCGATGGTCTTACTCATGCTTCATGCTCCCCGGGGACCCTTCTCATATGGTATCAGTAGTGCTGcaggaagaggcggtggaTGATGCTATGGAAGTATTGTTTGTGTCTCCACAAACTGCGCTCCAGGATTAG